Below is a window of Streptomyces sp. NBC_00223 DNA.
GCGTCCCGCAGCGCCTGCGCGACGGCCGAACCGACGCCGCCGGCCCGGCCGTTGTCCTCGACCACGGCCACCAGGCGGTGGCCGGCCGCCAGCGCGGGCAGCTCCGGGTCGACCGGCTTGACCCAGCGCGGGTCGACCACGGTGACACCGATGCCGCGCCCGGCGAGCAGTTCGGCGACCGTCAGACAGGTGCCGCCGAGCGCGCCGACCGACACCAGCAGCACATCCGGCCGCGCGTCCTCCGCGGGCCGGTGCAGGACGTCCATGCCGCCGATCCGGCCGATCGCGGGCAGCGCCTCGCCCGCGGTCTCCTTGGGGAAGCGGATGACGGTCGGCGCGTCCTCGACGGCGACGGCCTCGCGCAGCTGGGCCCGCAGCTGGTCGGCGTCTCGGGGGGCGGCGATCCGCAGGCCGGGGACGACCTGGAGGATCGACATGTCCCACATGCCGTTGTGCGAGGCGCCGTCCACGCCCGTCACCCCGGCCCGGTCGAGCACGAAGGTGACCCCGCACTTGTGCAGGGCCACGTCCATCAGCACCTGGTCGAAGGCCCGGTTGAGGAAGGTCGCGTAGACCGCGACCACCGGGTGCAGCCCGCCCGTGGCGAGTCCCGCGGCCGAGGTCGCCGCGTGCTGCTCGGCGATGCCGACGTCGAAGACCCGGTGCGGATACGCCTTCGCGAAGGCTTCGAGACCGACCGGCTGGAGCATGGCGGCGGTGATGGCCACCACGTCCGGGCGCTCGTCGCCGATCCGGACCATCTCCTTGCCGAACACCGAGGTCCACGAGGCACCCCCGGAGGGCGCCAGCGGGCGGCCGGTCAGCGGGTCGATCGCGCCCACGGTGTGGAAGCGGTCGGCCTCGTCCTGCTCGGCGGCCGGGTAGCCGCGGCCCTTCTCGGTGAGGCAGTGCACCAGCACGGGGCCGTGGAAACGGCGGGCCCTGCGCAGCGCGGACTCCACGGCGGCGATGTCGTGGCCGTCGATCGGGCCGACGTACTTCAGGCCCAGGTCCTCGAACATGCCCTGCGGCGCGAAGGCGTCCTTGAAGCCCTTCTTGGCGCCGTGCAGGGACTCGTAGAGCGGCTGGCCGATGACGGGGGTCTGCTGGAGGAGCTGCTTGCCCCAGGACAGGAAGCGTTCGTAGCCGTCGGTGGTGCGCAGGGTGGCGAGGTGGTTGGCGAGGCCGCCGATGGTCGGCGCGTAGGAGCGCTCGTTGTCGTTGACCACGATGATCAGGGGGCGGTCCTTGGCGGCCGCGATGTTGTTCAGCGCCTCCCAGGCCATCCCGCCGGTCAGCGCGCCGTCACCGATGACCGCGACGACATGGTCGGGGCGGCCGTGCACCTCGTTGGCCTTGGCCAGGCCGTCGGCCCAGCCCAGCACGGTGGAGGCGTGGCTGTTCTCGATCACGTCGTGCTCGGACTCGGCCCGCGAGGGGTAGCCGGACAGCCCGCCCTTGCTGCGGAGCTTGGAGAAGTCCTGGCGGCCGGTGAGCAGCTTGTGGACGTAGGACTGGTGGCCGGTGTCCCACAGAATGCGGTCGGCGGGTGAGTCGAAGACGCGGTGCAGCGCGATCGTCAGCTCCACCACGCCCAGGTTCGGTCCCAGATGGCCGCCGGTCCTGGCCACGGCCTGGACGAGGAAGTGGCGGACGTCGGCGGCGAGTTCGTCGAGCCGGCCCTCGGGCAGAGCCTTCAGGTCGCGCGGGCTTCGGATGGTCTCCAGCATCGACATGTATGGACCTCGTTCCCCCTGCCGGGATTGCTGAGCTCGGCCGGCCGTTCCCCGGCCGGCCGCGGTGCGCGTACGAGCCACCGACGCGGCGGCGCGGGGCCGTCGGCGCGGGTGGCTCGTACGCGGTCATCGGAAGGTCACTTCACGCGGTTGGACGCGACGGTCTCCCGGGCGGCGCGGATGGACTCCTTGAGGGACCCCATGGTGGCCAGGACGGCGGTGGGCTCGTAGCCGCAGTGCGCCATGCAGTTGTCGCAGCGCTCGTCCCTGCCGCGGCCGTACTTGTCCCAGTCGGTCTCGTCGATCAGCTTCTTGTACGTGGCCACATAGCCGTCGGCCATCAGGTAGCAGGGGCGCTGCCAGCCGAACAGCGAGTAGTTGGGGATCGCCCAGGCGGTGCAGGGGAAGTCCGCCTTGCCTTCGAGGAAGTCCAGGAAGAGCGGGCTGTGGTTGAGGCGCCACCGCCGCCGGTTGCCGTCGCCGAAGGCCTTCTTGAACAGCTCGCGGGTCTGCTCGACGCCCAGGAAGTGGTCCTGGTCGGGTGCCTTCTCGTAGGCGTAGGCGGGCGAGAGCATCATCTCGTCGACCTGGAGATCGTCATTGAGGTAGTTCAGGACCTCGACGATCGTCTGCGGGGTGTCGGTGTTGAAGAAAGTGGAGTTGGTGGTCACCCGGAAACCGCGGCGCTTGGCCTCCTTGATCGCCTCGACCGCCTCGTCGAAGACACCTTCCTTCGCCACGGATTCGTCGTGGCGTTCCCGCATGCCGTCGATATGAACGGTAAACGCGAAGTAAGGAGACGGTGTGAATTTCTCGATCTTCTTGCGGAGCAGCATGGCATTGGTGCAGAGGAAGACATACTTCTTGCGCGCCACCAGCTGCCGTACGATCTCGTCGATCTGCGGGTGCATCAGCGGCTCGCCACCCGCGATGGAGACCATCGGCGCGCCCGACTCCAGCACCGCCCCGACGGCCTGTGCCACCGGCATGCGCTGCTTCAGCACTCCCGCCGGGTGCTGGATCTTGCCACAGCCCTCACAGGCGAGGTTGCACGCGAAGAGCGGTTCGAGTTCCACGATCAGCGGGAACTTTTCGCGGCGCCTGACCATTTTCTGTTCGAAGAGGTACGACGCGACACGGATGGTCTGACGGAGCGGCATAGCCATCTGAGCTCACCTCCAGGGGAGCGCGGTAGTGCGGTGCCATTCGAGAAAGGCGGGAACAAGATCTCTGAGCACCCGGAATGCGATGATCCCGGTGCGAAGCGTTCCGACACGCACGAGTTCGAACTCGGGCGTGTCGACGACGACGCGGGCCGCGGCGATGCGGTGCGCCCCCTCGGCGAGGGCGGCGCGCCGCATCGAGGCCGATTCCATGTCGACGGCGATGGCACCGGTCGCCGCGAGTGCGGTGCGCTCGGCGCCCCGCACGACATGGTCGGATTCCGCGAGGGTGCCGGTGTGCACGGTGTGCCCGGCGGCTTTCAGCGCGGCGACCAGCGCCGCGCTCTCGTGCCCGTCGTCGGGGACGACCACATCGCCCGGCCGCATGCCCGGGGCGAGCCCGGCGCAGAAGCCTGTGGTCAGTACGGCCGTGTCCGCCGCCGACGGGTCGTGCAGGGCCGCGCGGACGGCCCGGTCCGCGGCCTTGGGTCCCATGCCGGTACGCAGCACGGTGACCGCGTCCGCGGCGCTTCTGGCCACTCCCCTGCGCAGCGCGAACCGCTCGATGCGCAGGGCGCACACCACCAGCAGCGGGGACGGGGTACCACCCACGAACTAGGCCCCCTTTCCCGGGACGGAGGAGCCGGCCGTGAGGCTGCTCGGGTGACCGAGCGCCCCGAAGGGCTCGCGCCGGACGTAGCGCCCGAGCGCGGTCAGCGGGAAGACCATGCGGTAGAGGTGGTAGTTGATCGAGAAGTCACGGGGGAATCCCGTGCCGGTGAAGTACGGCTCGTCCCAGGAGCCGTCCTCCTTCTGCGTCTCGGCCAGCCAGCGCACCCCGCGCGCCACGGACTCGCTGTCCCGCTCGCCGGCCGCGAGCAGCGCGAGCAGCGCCCAGGCGGTCTGCGAGGCGGTGGAGTGCCCGCGGCCCGCCCACTCCCGCTCGGAGTACGAGCGCAGGTCCTCCCCCCAGCCGCCGTCGGTGTTCTGCACCGACTCCAGCCAGCCGACCGCCCGGCGGACGGCCGGATGGCCGGTGGACAGGCCGGCCGCCACCAGCGCCGGGACCGCGGACCCGGTGCCGTAGATGTAGTTGACCCCCCAGCGGCCGAACCAGGCGCCGCTGTCCTCCTGTTCGGCGAGCAGCCACTCGATGCCGCGCCGGGTGTGCGGATCCTGTTCGAGGCCGAGCGCGGCCAGCATCTCCACGACATGGGCCGTGACGTCCGCGGACGGCGGGTCGATGACCTCGCCGAAGTCGCAGAACGGCAGCCGGTTGGGGAAGGGGCTGGTGTTGTCGGCGTCGAAGGCGCCCCAGGCGCCGTTCCTGGACTGCATGCCGACGTTCCAGCGGACGGCCCGGTCGATCGCGGTGTCCACCCGCGCCTGGTCCGGGTGGTCGATCCGGCGCAGCGCCAGCACCACTTCCGCGGTGTCGTCGATGTCCGGGTAGTTGTCGTTGTGGAACTCGAAGGCCCAGCCGCCCGGCGCGAGTTGCGGACGCTGCACCGACCAGTCGCCCGGCCGGGTGATCTGCTCGCCGAGCATCCAGTCGGCGGCCTTCACCAGCGCCGGATGGTCGGCGGCCACCCCGCCGTCGGCGAGCGCGATGGCGGCCAGACAGGTGTCCCAGACCGGGGACTGGCACGCCTCGATCATCCGTACGCCGTCCCGGGGCCAGACGGCGAAACGATCCAGCGACTCGAGTCCGGCCTTGACCACCGGGTGGTCCAGGTCGTACCCGAGCAGGTGCAGGGCGATCACCGAGTAGACGGCCGGCGGCTGGATGCCGCCCCAACAGCCGTCGGACTCCTGGCGTTCGATGATCCAGCGCGCGCAGGCGTTCATCGCGGTTCGGCGCACGGGACGCGGGCTGAACCGGCGGTAGACGTGCAGCGCCTGGTCCAGACGCTGGAAGACACCGTCCCAACTGGTGATCGGGGAGCGGCGCCGCTTGGGGTTGGGCACCGCGGGATCGACATGCAGCTCGTCGATGCCGAACGGGGCCGGGCGCACCGGGCGGTGGGCCGCGACGACGGTCAGCGGCACGATGGTCTGCCGGGCCCAGCAGCCGAAGGAGTAGATGTTCAGCGGCATCCACTTGGGCAGGTAGATGATCTCCGGCGGCATTTCCGGGAGGTCGTCCCAGCTCCACCAGCCGAACAGGGCGAGCCAGATCCGGGTGAAGACCCGGCTCGCCGCGACGCCACCCTCGTTGCGCGACCACTTGGCGGCCAGCGCCATATGGGCCTCGTCCGGGGAGTCCCCGGCCAGCCGCAGCGCGACATACGCCTCGACCGTGGCCGAGACGTCACCGGGCCCGCCGTGGAAGGTGGGCCAGGCGCCGTCCTCGCGCTGCTGGGAGCGGATCCACCGGGCCGAGGCCGCGGTGACCTGCTCGTCCTGGATACCGAGGAACTGCCGCAGCATCAGATCCTCGGCGTCCATGGTCACATTCGTTTCGAGGTCGCCTTTCCACCATCCGTCAGGGTGCTGCCGTGCCAGAAGGTGGTCTGCGGCGCGCTGCACGGCACGCTGCGCCGCCGCCTCGGTGGTTCCGGATGGAACAGGGTCCGGTTCCGAGGTGCTGCTGGCCGAAGGTGTCCGGTGGGTTGGCGTCCCTGGACTGCCATCGGTCGTCGCTGTCATGGCTTCCCCTTTGCAGTTGAGACTTCTGCGGTGTTGGGGGCGGCCGTCGGCCGTCACATGAGAGGGACCGGCGACGTCGAGCGCTCCACAGTCGTTCTTTACTTCTCGCGAACCACCACAAAATCCGCCAGGCCTACGAGTTTACGTTGAACTTGTTCGGGCATGTCCATTTTGTCCAGCGCGGCGATCGCGGTCGCGTACTGCCTCCTGGCCTCCTGAGAGGTCCATTCCCGGCCACCGGCTTCTTCGATCAACGCCGCGCGCATGGCGAACTCTTCCTCGCTGAACGCATCGTTTTCCGGATTCTTCGCGTCCGCCGCCAGGAGTTCACCCAGGCGCTCCGACGCGGAGCCGCCGGCGGCGAGCGCGGCGACCACCGGAAGCGACTTCTTGCGCTGGCGCAGATCGCTCCAGGTCTGCTTTCCGGTGGTGGCCGGATCGCCCCAGATGCCCAGCAGGTCGTCGATCGCCTGGAAGGACAGGCCGAGGTGGTAGCCGTACTCCTCCAGCGCGTCCGCGTCCGCCTCCGAGGCACCGCCGAGCACCGCGCCGATGGAGGAGGCGCAGGCCAGCAGGGCGCCGGTCTTGTTGCCCTCCATGTCCAGGCACTCCTGCACGGTGACCCGCTCGCGGTGCTCGAAGGAGATGTCCTGGGCCTGACCGTCGATCAGCTTGCGGGTGGCGGTGGTCAGCCGGCGGGTGGCCCGCCCGGCCTCGACCGTCCCCTGCTCCAGCAGGATCTCGTTGGCGAGCGCGAACAGCGCGTCGCCGACCAGGATCGCCTGGGCGGGGCCGTGCACCTTCCACACCGTGTCGCGGTGCCGCCGCTGCTCGTCACCGTCCATCAGGTCGTCGTGCAGCAGCGAGAAGTTGTGCACCAGCTCCACCGCGACCGCGCCGGGCACCCCGGTCTCGGCCGGGGCGCCCGCTGCCTGCGCCGACAGCAGCGCCAGCGCCGGACGGACGGCCTTGCCGCCGTCGCCGAGCGCGGGCCGGCCGGCCTGGTCGATCCAGCCGAAGTGGTACGACGCGACGGTGTCCATCGGAGGGGCGAGGCGTGCCACTGCCGCGCGGAGCACCGGTGTGGTCAGGATGCGGCCGTTTTCCAGCAGCGCGATGACGCTGTCAGCGGTCACGTTCTCTCCTCTTGTTGCACCAATAGCACTCATGCCGCCTCCAGGACGCCGGATTCGTACGGCAGCCCGAGGGCGGACAAAGCTTCTCGGGAGGCATGCAGGCCACTGCGTACCGC
It encodes the following:
- the dxs gene encoding 1-deoxy-D-xylulose-5-phosphate synthase, with translation MSMLETIRSPRDLKALPEGRLDELAADVRHFLVQAVARTGGHLGPNLGVVELTIALHRVFDSPADRILWDTGHQSYVHKLLTGRQDFSKLRSKGGLSGYPSRAESEHDVIENSHASTVLGWADGLAKANEVHGRPDHVVAVIGDGALTGGMAWEALNNIAAAKDRPLIIVVNDNERSYAPTIGGLANHLATLRTTDGYERFLSWGKQLLQQTPVIGQPLYESLHGAKKGFKDAFAPQGMFEDLGLKYVGPIDGHDIAAVESALRRARRFHGPVLVHCLTEKGRGYPAAEQDEADRFHTVGAIDPLTGRPLAPSGGASWTSVFGKEMVRIGDERPDVVAITAAMLQPVGLEAFAKAYPHRVFDVGIAEQHAATSAAGLATGGLHPVVAVYATFLNRAFDQVLMDVALHKCGVTFVLDRAGVTGVDGASHNGMWDMSILQVVPGLRIAAPRDADQLRAQLREAVAVEDAPTVIRFPKETAGEALPAIGRIGGMDVLHRPAEDARPDVLLVSVGALGGTCLTVAELLAGRGIGVTVVDPRWVKPVDPELPALAAGHRLVAVVEDNGRAGGVGSAVAQALRDAGVDVPLRDFGIPQQFLPHAKRAEVLADIGLTPAEIAGRIGAALTRIAARGAQDTDGAQDTGAVPGKGGHDAGDDPTVPAPAGPAHISVSTRTQGAGER
- the hpnH gene encoding adenosyl-hopene transferase HpnH, whose amino-acid sequence is MAMPLRQTIRVASYLFEQKMVRRREKFPLIVELEPLFACNLACEGCGKIQHPAGVLKQRMPVAQAVGAVLESGAPMVSIAGGEPLMHPQIDEIVRQLVARKKYVFLCTNAMLLRKKIEKFTPSPYFAFTVHIDGMRERHDESVAKEGVFDEAVEAIKEAKRRGFRVTTNSTFFNTDTPQTIVEVLNYLNDDLQVDEMMLSPAYAYEKAPDQDHFLGVEQTRELFKKAFGDGNRRRWRLNHSPLFLDFLEGKADFPCTAWAIPNYSLFGWQRPCYLMADGYVATYKKLIDETDWDKYGRGRDERCDNCMAHCGYEPTAVLATMGSLKESIRAARETVASNRVK
- a CDS encoding phosphorylase family protein — protein: MGGTPSPLLVVCALRIERFALRRGVARSAADAVTVLRTGMGPKAADRAVRAALHDPSAADTAVLTTGFCAGLAPGMRPGDVVVPDDGHESAALVAALKAAGHTVHTGTLAESDHVVRGAERTALAATGAIAVDMESASMRRAALAEGAHRIAAARVVVDTPEFELVRVGTLRTGIIAFRVLRDLVPAFLEWHRTTALPWR
- the shc gene encoding squalene--hopene cyclase, which translates into the protein MTATTDGSPGTPTHRTPSASSTSEPDPVPSGTTEAAAQRAVQRAADHLLARQHPDGWWKGDLETNVTMDAEDLMLRQFLGIQDEQVTAASARWIRSQQREDGAWPTFHGGPGDVSATVEAYVALRLAGDSPDEAHMALAAKWSRNEGGVAASRVFTRIWLALFGWWSWDDLPEMPPEIIYLPKWMPLNIYSFGCWARQTIVPLTVVAAHRPVRPAPFGIDELHVDPAVPNPKRRRSPITSWDGVFQRLDQALHVYRRFSPRPVRRTAMNACARWIIERQESDGCWGGIQPPAVYSVIALHLLGYDLDHPVVKAGLESLDRFAVWPRDGVRMIEACQSPVWDTCLAAIALADGGVAADHPALVKAADWMLGEQITRPGDWSVQRPQLAPGGWAFEFHNDNYPDIDDTAEVVLALRRIDHPDQARVDTAIDRAVRWNVGMQSRNGAWGAFDADNTSPFPNRLPFCDFGEVIDPPSADVTAHVVEMLAALGLEQDPHTRRGIEWLLAEQEDSGAWFGRWGVNYIYGTGSAVPALVAAGLSTGHPAVRRAVGWLESVQNTDGGWGEDLRSYSEREWAGRGHSTASQTAWALLALLAAGERDSESVARGVRWLAETQKEDGSWDEPYFTGTGFPRDFSINYHLYRMVFPLTALGRYVRREPFGALGHPSSLTAGSSVPGKGA
- a CDS encoding polyprenyl synthetase family protein, which gives rise to MSAIGATRGENVTADSVIALLENGRILTTPVLRAAVARLAPPMDTVASYHFGWIDQAGRPALGDGGKAVRPALALLSAQAAGAPAETGVPGAVAVELVHNFSLLHDDLMDGDEQRRHRDTVWKVHGPAQAILVGDALFALANEILLEQGTVEAGRATRRLTTATRKLIDGQAQDISFEHRERVTVQECLDMEGNKTGALLACASSIGAVLGGASEADADALEEYGYHLGLSFQAIDDLLGIWGDPATTGKQTWSDLRQRKKSLPVVAALAAGGSASERLGELLAADAKNPENDAFSEEEFAMRAALIEEAGGREWTSQEARRQYATAIAALDKMDMPEQVQRKLVGLADFVVVREK